A window of the Helianthus annuus cultivar XRQ/B chromosome 4, HanXRQr2.0-SUNRISE, whole genome shotgun sequence genome harbors these coding sequences:
- the LOC110936534 gene encoding small ubiquitin-related modifier 1, with amino-acid sequence MAATGGESGVATEDEKKPPMDQSAHINLKVKGQDGNEVFFRIKRSTQLKKLMNAYCDRQSVEMNSIAFLFDGRRLRAEQTPDELEMEEGDEIDAMLHQTGGGTF; translated from the exons ATGGCGGCAACTGGTGGAGAAAGCGGAGTAGCTACAGAAGATGAGAAGAAGCCTCCTATGGATCAATCGGCACACATCAATCTCAAGGTTAAGGGTCAG GATGGGAATGAAGTGTTCTTTAGGATCAAGCGCAGTACCCAGCTGAAGAAGTTAATGAATGCGTACTGCGATAGGCAATCTGTGGAGATGAACTCTATCGCGTTTCTGTTTGATGGGCGGCGTCTTCGAGCTGAGCAGACCCCTGATGAG CTTGAGATGGAGGAAGGTGATGAAATTGATGCAATGCTGCACCAAACTGGAGGTGGGACTTTTTAG